A DNA window from Sulfitobacter noctilucicola contains the following coding sequences:
- a CDS encoding response regulator transcription factor codes for MAQLKKILLVDDDDDLREALSEQLIMTEDFDVFEAGNGADAMSRAKEALYDLVILDVGLPDTDGRELCRLMRKQGVKSPIMMLTGHDGDADTILGLDAGANDYVAKPFKFPVLLARIRAQLRQHEQSEDAVFQLGPYTFKPSMKMLVREDDTKIRLTEKETNILKFLYRSTEGVVPRDVLLHEVWGYNAGVTTHTLETHIYRLRQKIEPDPSNVCLLVTESGGYRLMA; via the coding sequence ATGGCACAGCTCAAGAAGATCCTGCTGGTTGATGATGATGACGATCTGCGCGAGGCGCTGAGCGAGCAGCTGATCATGACCGAAGATTTCGATGTCTTCGAGGCAGGCAACGGGGCTGATGCTATGTCACGCGCCAAAGAGGCGCTTTATGACCTCGTTATCCTCGATGTGGGTCTACCTGACACCGACGGACGCGAGCTTTGCCGTCTGATGCGCAAACAAGGGGTCAAAAGCCCGATTATGATGCTGACAGGCCATGACGGAGATGCTGACACGATCCTTGGTCTGGACGCAGGGGCAAATGACTACGTCGCTAAACCGTTCAAGTTTCCGGTGCTGTTGGCCCGTATCCGCGCGCAGTTGCGTCAGCATGAACAGTCAGAAGATGCGGTATTCCAGCTTGGCCCGTACACCTTCAAGCCATCAATGAAGATGCTTGTGCGTGAGGATGACACCAAGATCCGCCTGACAGAGAAAGAAACAAACATTCTGAAGTTCCTCTACCGCTCAACCGAAGGTGTCGTGCCGCGGGATGTACTGCTGCATGAGGTCTGGGGTTACAACGCGGGTGTCACCACGCACACGCTGGAAACTCACATTTACAGACTGCGCCAGAAAATCGAACCGGATCCGTCAAACGTTTGCCTTCTTGTAACCGAATCTGGAGGCTATAGATTAATGGCATAA
- the ribA gene encoding GTP cyclohydrolase II: MTFAPDITEQLARARADLRMGVPVVLKGHPSALVMAAETLTAARFADLLALGGAPVLAVTARRAQTLKAHVYDKDLARLLIPEDATPAWVQSIADPADDLRVPLKGPFTCQRDGKADLHRAAIQLAKDARLLPAVLVLELADGSAFAAQHCLTEIDLPTAMTALLHASELHPVVSARLPMEFSEAGRLHIFRPEDGGEEHYAIEIGRPDRAKPVLARLHSACFTGDVLGSLKCDCGPQLRSALAQMGEAGQGVLLYLNQEGRGIGLANKMRAYSLQDQGFDTVEANHRLGFEDDERDFRIGSDILKSMGFSSVRLLTNNPRKVAMMETSGIRVEERVPLKVGENAHNRGYLATKAAKSGHLL, from the coding sequence ATGACCTTTGCCCCCGACATCACCGAACAACTGGCCCGCGCACGGGCCGACCTGCGCATGGGGGTACCTGTGGTGCTCAAGGGACATCCTTCGGCACTGGTCATGGCGGCTGAAACACTGACGGCTGCCCGGTTTGCTGACCTGCTCGCACTTGGTGGTGCGCCGGTTCTGGCGGTGACGGCACGGCGCGCGCAAACGCTGAAAGCGCATGTCTATGACAAGGATCTTGCGCGGTTACTGATCCCCGAGGATGCCACGCCAGCGTGGGTGCAGAGCATCGCCGACCCGGCGGATGACTTGCGTGTGCCGCTCAAGGGGCCGTTTACATGCCAGCGTGACGGCAAAGCGGACCTGCACCGTGCGGCGATACAGCTTGCCAAAGACGCACGGCTCTTGCCTGCGGTACTCGTGCTGGAACTGGCAGACGGTTCTGCCTTTGCAGCGCAGCATTGTTTGACAGAGATTGATCTGCCGACCGCCATGACAGCCCTTCTTCATGCCAGCGAATTACATCCGGTTGTCAGCGCCCGCTTGCCGATGGAGTTTTCGGAAGCTGGCAGGCTTCACATTTTTCGGCCCGAGGACGGTGGCGAGGAACACTATGCTATCGAAATCGGCCGTCCCGATCGGGCCAAGCCCGTGTTGGCACGTCTGCATTCCGCCTGTTTTACCGGCGACGTACTTGGCAGCTTGAAGTGTGATTGCGGGCCGCAGTTGCGCTCCGCGCTTGCGCAGATGGGTGAGGCCGGACAGGGTGTGTTACTCTACCTCAATCAGGAGGGCCGTGGGATCGGGCTGGCCAATAAAATGCGCGCCTATTCGTTGCAGGATCAGGGTTTTGATACCGTTGAGGCCAATCACCGGTTGGGGTTTGAGGATGATGAGCGTGATTTCCGGATCGGCTCTGACATACTGAAATCTATGGGTTTTTCATCCGTGCGGCTGCTAACCAACAATCCCCGCAAGGTCGCGATGATGGAGACCAGCGGCATCAGGGTCGAAGAACGTGTACCGCTGAAGGTAGGCGAGAACGCACATAATCGTGGCTACCTCGCGACCAAAGCAGCGAAGTCGGGCCACCTGTTGTGA
- a CDS encoding L,D-transpeptidase family protein — MVLTPTGLRFRGDKYPCSIGKGGLSLRKKEGDGATPRGIHRIVGMLYRPDRIPPPTDWALPIGRGDLWSDDPTHEDYNMMVRAPYLYSHEKLRRADPLYDLVILTDWNWPYAVKGRGSAIFMHQWRRPGYPTEGCIALSRADLHRLAPKIEHRTRLIVP; from the coding sequence ATGGTTCTGACACCTACCGGCCTTCGTTTTCGGGGGGATAAATATCCGTGTTCTATCGGTAAGGGCGGCCTGAGCTTGCGCAAGAAAGAAGGCGACGGGGCAACACCGCGTGGCATCCACCGGATTGTGGGGATGTTGTACCGCCCCGACCGCATACCGCCTCCGACAGACTGGGCGCTGCCCATCGGTCGGGGCGATCTGTGGTCTGATGATCCGACGCACGAGGACTACAATATGATGGTCCGTGCCCCCTACCTCTATAGCCATGAAAAGCTGCGTAGGGCTGATCCGCTTTATGATCTGGTGATTCTCACGGACTGGAATTGGCCCTACGCGGTCAAAGGTCGGGGATCCGCCATCTTTATGCACCAGTGGCGGCGGCCGGGGTATCCGACCGAAGGTTGCATCGCGCTCAGCCGGGCGGATCTGCATAGGCTTGCGCCCAAGATCGAACATCGCACAAGGCTAATTGTACCGTAG